The following proteins are encoded in a genomic region of Magnolia sinica isolate HGM2019 chromosome 1, MsV1, whole genome shotgun sequence:
- the LOC131240167 gene encoding protein S40-5-like, which translates to MLQFSDVGHLPAIHPVTGNMLMVLKTSVVMAKGRKYGSSYRDRLLGSYGYGRGHTVNGTDISELVEEDVWSVIDHDDSDSAITRRSNQRNESGSDSTVRSRQWATRDDRQLGGLSLAFEESGKATARIVHQFRPHDSSMEPSNERGMATSAPMNVPDWPKILRVESVESLGDENGTVEYDDDDAEWVPPHEYLAREYAQSQKMAATSVFEGVGRTLKGRDMSRVRNAVWSRTGFLG; encoded by the coding sequence ATGCTCCAATTCTCCGACGTGGGTCATCTGCCGGCCATACATCCGGTGACCGGAAATATGCTGATGGTCTTGAAGACAAGTGTCGTGATGGCGAAAGGTCGGAAATATGGATCGAGCTATCGTGACCGTCTGTTGGGGAGTTACGGTTATGGTCGCGGTCATACGGTTAACGGCACGGATATATCGGAGCTAGTCGAAGAAGATGTGTGGTCCGTGATCGACCACGACGATTCGGATAGTGCAATCACTAGACGAAGTAATCAACGAAATGAGAGCGGCTCGGATTCGACGGTTCGATCGAGGCAGTGGGCCACGAGAGATGACCGTCAATTGGGTGGACTGTCATTAGCATTCGAGGAATCGGGGAAAGCGACGGCGAGGATCGTACACCAATTTCGTCCACATGATAGTAGTATGGAACCATCGAACGAGCGTGGTATGGCCACGTCAGCGCCTATGAACGTTCCTGATTGGCCTAAGATACTCCGAGTCGAGTCAGTTGAGTCATTGGGTGATGAGAATGGGACAGTGgagtatgatgatgatgatgctgagtGGGTCCCACCGCACGAGTATCTGGCACGTGAGTATGCTCAGAGCCAGAAGATGGCGGCCACGTCGGTGTTCGAGGGGGTGGGCCGCACGCTCAAGGGTCGGGATATGAGCCGTGTACGGAACGCGGTGTGGAGCCGAACCGGGTTCTTAGGTTAA